CGGGGCCGGCCTCGGAGCCGTCCCAGGCGCGGAGCCGGACCGGCAGGTCGCCACCGACGAAGGGCCGGACGGCGTCGGCGAGCCGGAGCGCGATCCCGCTGTCGACGGACGTCGTCGTGCGCTGGTCGATCGTGGCCGTCATCGGGCGGTCTCCTGCGGGTCGGTCGGGCGGGTGAAGGTGAGCTGGTTGACGTCGATGTAGCCCGACGCGAAGCCGCCGCGGCTGTACTCGAGGTAGAAGTGCCACATCCGCAGGAACGTCTCGTCGAAGCCGAGCTCCAGCACGCGGTCGTGACCGGCCTGGAACGTCTCGTCCCACAGGCGCAGGGTCGCGGCGTAGTGGGCGCCCATCGACAGCCGGCCGGTGAGCCTCAGCCCGGTGCGCTCACGGGTGATCTCGTCGATCACCTGCACCGAGGGGAGGAAGCCGCCGGGGAAGATGTACTTGTTGATCCACGTGAACGTGTTCTTGGTGGCGCGCATCCGGTCGTGCGGCATGGTGATCGCCTGGATGCCGACCCTGCCGCCGGGCGCGAGCACCCGGTCGATCGTCTCGAAGTAGGTCGGCCAGTACTGCCAGCCGACCGCCTCGATCATCTCCACCGAGACGACGGCGTCGTAGGAGCCGGTCACGTCGCGGTAGTCGCACAGCTCGACCTCGACGCGGTCGCTGAAGCCGGCGTCGGCGATCCGCGCGTCGGCGAGGGCCTTCTGCTCGGTCGAGAGGGTGATGGTGTGGACGTGGGCGCCCCGGCGGGCGGCGCGGATGGCCAGCTCACCCCAGCCGGAGCCGATCTCGAGGACCCGCGAGCCCTCGCGGACGCCGGCCTCGTCGAGCAGGCGCTCGATCTTGCGGCCCTGCGCCTCGGCGAAGAGCTCGTGCGTCGCGGCGTACGGCGCCCCCGCGACCAGGTGGTCGCCCACGTGGTCGTGGGCGGTGGTCACGTCGGACTCGAACAGCGCGGCGGAGTAGCTCAGCGACTCGTCGAGGAACAGCTCGAAGAGGTCGTTGGAGAGGTCGTAGTGGTGCGCGATGTTGCCGCGGGTGTTCTTGGTGCTGTTGCGGTGCATCCGCGGCGGGCGGGCCACGACCATGGCGCGCAGCTTCTGGAGGTTCTGCGGGACCAGGTCCTGCACCTCGGCCGCGAGCACGGTGAGGAAGGCACCGAGGTCCTCGGCGTCCCAGGCCCCGGTGAGGTAGGCCTCGCCGAAGCCGATCAGCTGGTGCCGGCCGATCCGGGCGTAGAACTCCTCGGACCGGTGGATGGTGGCCTCGGGGCCACCGCGGCCGATGGTCTCGCCGTCGACGTGCACGGTGACGTCGAGCCGGTTGACCGCGGCGTGGAAGAGCCGGCGGGCCACGCGCGAGCTGACGGCGGAGCGGGGGCCGGAGGGGATCACGTCCAGGCCGGGCCAGTAGTTGGCCG
The DNA window shown above is from Nocardioides ginsengisegetis and carries:
- a CDS encoding SAM-dependent methyltransferase — translated: MTLAPARQAANYWPGLDVIPSGPRSAVSSRVARRLFHAAVNRLDVTVHVDGETIGRGGPEATIHRSEEFYARIGRHQLIGFGEAYLTGAWDAEDLGAFLTVLAAEVQDLVPQNLQKLRAMVVARPPRMHRNSTKNTRGNIAHHYDLSNDLFELFLDESLSYSAALFESDVTTAHDHVGDHLVAGAPYAATHELFAEAQGRKIERLLDEAGVREGSRVLEIGSGWGELAIRAARRGAHVHTITLSTEQKALADARIADAGFSDRVEVELCDYRDVTGSYDAVVSVEMIEAVGWQYWPTYFETIDRVLAPGGRVGIQAITMPHDRMRATKNTFTWINKYIFPGGFLPSVQVIDEITRERTGLRLTGRLSMGAHYAATLRLWDETFQAGHDRVLELGFDETFLRMWHFYLEYSRGGFASGYIDVNQLTFTRPTDPQETAR